Proteins from one Rosa chinensis cultivar Old Blush chromosome 7, RchiOBHm-V2, whole genome shotgun sequence genomic window:
- the LOC112177492 gene encoding protein disulfide-isomerase-like, which produces MLADCVLDCENGSSVKEEFNVEALEKFLEESSSAVVTEFNNDPDNHPFVIKFFNGPNDKAMLFLNFSSDVADAFKSKYREEAEKYKGEGISFLVGDLEASQGAFQYFGLTEDQVPLIIIQTNDRQKFLKPHLEPDHISVRVKEYKDGKVSPYKKSEPILEKNDDPVKVVVAESLQDIIFKSGKNVLL; this is translated from the exons ATGTTAGCTGATTGTGTTTTGGATTGTGAGAATGGCTCTAGTGTGAAGGAA GAATTCAATGTAGAGGCTCTAGAGAAGTTCCTTGAAGAATCTAGCTCGGCAGTTGTTACAGAATTCAACAATGACCCAGACAACCACCCTTTTGTTATCAAGTTCTTCAATGGTCCAAATGATAAGGCTATGTTGTTTCTGAACTTCAGCAGTGATGTTGCTGATGCTTTTAAATCAAAGTATCGTGAAGAAGCTGAGAAATACAAAGGAGAGGGCATAAGTTTTTTAGTTGGAGATCTAGAGGCTAGTCAAGGTGCCTTCCAGTACTTTGGACTTACAGAAGACCAAGTGCCTCTCATCATCATACAGACCAATGACAGACAAAAGTTTTTGAAACCACATTTGGAGCCAGATCATATTTCAGTTAGGGTGAAGGAATACAAGGATGGGAAAGTATCACCATACAAAAAGTCTGAACCCATCCTTGAGAAGAACGATGACCCTGTTAAAGTTGTAGTCGCTGAGAGCCTCCAGGACATTATTTTCAAGTCTGGGAAAAATGTGCTACTCTAG